A part of Homalodisca vitripennis isolate AUS2020 unplaced genomic scaffold, UT_GWSS_2.1 ScUCBcl_5277;HRSCAF=11934, whole genome shotgun sequence genomic DNA contains:
- the LOC124373311 gene encoding uncharacterized protein LOC124373311: MLSSPELEHNEYLSHVEEVAGTNPKILWSFFQEFTETEPCVLHSEVGSSCYFRPKRICVKFFSSFFSPRMPPVFATPTDPLSLLEGPNNHSISSCQITAKEVQQVLSCLDPNKDCGPDNIPPSMLKHSRFLISEPLAILINMSLCTGTFPDALKLDHVVPIYKCGSKEDV; encoded by the coding sequence ATGCTAAGTTCTCCTGAGCTAGAACACAATGAGTATCTTTCACATGTCGAGGAGGTTGCTGGCACCAATCCCAAAATCCTTTGGAGTTTTTTTCAAGAATTTACAGAGACAGAGCCCTGTGTCCTCCACTCTGAAGTTGGATCATCGTGTTACTTCAGACCCAAACGTATATGTGTGAAATTTTTCTCATCATTCTTCTCTCCTAGAATGCCTCCAGTGTTTGCCACTCCTACTGATCCATTGTCCCTGCTGGAAGGACCTAATAATCATAGTATATCTTCTTGCCAAATCACAGCCAAAGAAGTCCAACAAGTCCTCAGTTGCCTGGATCCTAACAAAGACTGTGGACCGGACAATATTCCACCGAGCATGTTAAAGCACAGTAGATTTCTCATTTCTGAGCCATTGGCCATACTCATTAACATGTCATTATGTACTGGAACCTTTCCAGATGCACTTAAACTGGATCACGTGGTGCCAATTTACAAATGTGGTTCAAAGGAAGATGTGTAA